From a single Sulfurimonas sp. genomic region:
- the serA gene encoding phosphoglycerate dehydrogenase, producing the protein MQKHTIVVCDHIHEAGLEMLQNDENVNYVFAADMDKKELIETVIPTADVAITRSSTDVDEFFISHAKNLKAVVRAGVGVDNVDIPGCSKEGIIVMNVPTANTIAAVELTMAHMLSCMRMFPYSHNHLKQDRIWKREKWYGYELKGKKLGVIGFGNIGSRVSKRAKAFEMDIVAYDPYIHPSKVTDLDMTYTKNFDDILDCDIITIHTPKNKETIDIINEAEIAKMKDGVVLINCARGGLYNEDALYNNLKSGKIRFAGIDVFIKEPATDHPLLDLDNVTVSPHLGANTYESQYNIGTQAAQNAIEAAKGIAYPHAMNLPIDETTIPSFVKPFLELGQKIGFLESQMNKSQIVSIKVSGYGEIGKYVDSLSTFVAVGAMSENSSDTINYVNADFIAKEKGIEISSEDCGDSSVYKNLITIKLTTAEGTTTISGTIFDDNVQRLVAIDGFDIEVALRGNMIMFKNTDVPGVIGSVGTVLANNSVNIADFSLARNKEGNALAVILVDNAVNEATLKELADLEACLSVSYASI; encoded by the coding sequence ATGCAAAAACATACTATAGTTGTTTGTGACCACATTCATGAAGCTGGTCTTGAGATGTTACAAAATGATGAAAATGTTAACTATGTTTTCGCTGCAGATATGGATAAAAAAGAGTTAATTGAGACTGTTATTCCAACTGCAGACGTTGCAATTACTAGAAGTTCTACAGATGTAGATGAATTCTTTATCTCACACGCAAAAAATTTAAAAGCTGTTGTTCGTGCAGGTGTAGGTGTTGATAACGTTGACATTCCTGGATGTTCGAAAGAGGGTATCATTGTTATGAACGTACCTACTGCTAATACTATTGCTGCAGTTGAATTGACAATGGCACACATGCTATCTTGTATGAGAATGTTTCCATACTCTCATAACCACCTAAAACAAGATCGTATTTGGAAGCGTGAAAAATGGTACGGGTATGAGCTTAAAGGCAAAAAACTAGGTGTTATCGGTTTTGGTAATATCGGTAGCCGTGTTTCAAAACGTGCAAAAGCTTTTGAGATGGATATTGTTGCATATGATCCGTATATCCATCCATCTAAAGTAACTGACTTAGATATGACATATACTAAAAACTTTGATGATATTTTAGATTGTGACATCATTACTATCCATACTCCAAAAAATAAAGAGACTATAGATATCATTAACGAAGCTGAAATTGCTAAGATGAAAGACGGTGTAGTTTTAATAAACTGTGCTCGTGGTGGTCTTTACAATGAAGATGCTCTTTATAACAACCTAAAAAGCGGAAAAATTCGTTTTGCTGGTATTGATGTATTTATTAAGGAGCCTGCAACTGATCACCCATTGTTAGACCTAGATAATGTAACTGTATCACCACACCTTGGTGCAAACACTTACGAGTCTCAATATAACATTGGTACTCAGGCTGCTCAAAATGCTATTGAAGCTGCAAAAGGGATAGCTTATCCTCATGCTATGAATTTACCAATTGATGAGACAACTATACCTTCATTTGTAAAACCATTCTTAGAACTAGGTCAAAAAATCGGTTTCTTAGAATCTCAAATGAACAAAAGCCAGATTGTTAGCATAAAAGTTAGCGGATACGGCGAAATTGGTAAGTATGTAGATTCACTTTCAACTTTTGTTGCTGTTGGTGCAATGAGTGAAAACTCAAGTGATACTATCAACTATGTAAATGCTGACTTTATCGCAAAAGAGAAAGGCATAGAGATCTCTAGTGAAGACTGTGGAGATTCTAGTGTATATAAAAACCTTATCACTATCAAGTTAACTACTGCTGAGGGTACTACAACTATAAGCGGTACTATCTTTGATGATAACGTTCAACGTCTTGTTGCAATTGACGGTTTTGATATTGAAGTTGCACTTCGTGGCAATATGATCATGTTCAAAAACACAGATGTTCCTGGTGTAATTGGAAGTGTTGGAACAGTTTTAGCAAACAATAGTGTAAATATTGCAGATTTCTCACTTGCTAGAAATAAAGAAGGCAATGCTTTAGCTGTAATACTTGTTGATAATGCTGTAAATGAAGCTACTTTAAAAGAACTTGCAGACTTAGAAGCTTGTCTAAGTGTTAGTTACGCTTCTATATAA
- a CDS encoding 30S ribosomal protein S1: MAFDNESFEEEESFAELFAASEKKQSASNRIVEGEIVEIQADDNRALVGVGDKSEGVLNLDEIKDENGELKFGLGDKIKVMITGYYNERPKISYKKVLEQEKTLNFIEAHKDDFEDLIIDGVITKKNRGGYVVEADAVSFFMPRSLAAFKDSEDVIGRKIKAQVIKVDEDENSIVVSRRKLFNEERKKKKEIIDKLMQDDVVVEGEIKKITSYGMFVDVGGADGLVHYNEISYKGPVNPSKLYKEGDKVNVKAIAYDKDKRHLSLSIKAVQPDPWAEVESELDEGDTITVTVSNIEAYGVFVDLGNDIEGFLHISEISWDKNVKNPNDYLKVGQEIDVEVIEINPDTHKLRVSLKKLLPKPFDEFVKNHKEGDVVTGTVTSLTDFGAFVRIDGVEGLLHNQDISWDKETKCKDVLKSGDEVEVKIAKINADDQKISLNRKTLLESPIDTFAKSHKVNTAITGTIRDIKDFGVFVSLGDGVDALIRDEDLAPLNKEELEPGQEIEAAIAVIDTRRDRIRLSVKKLDYIKSQEILDEINDNQSHSLGDLIKDQIK; encoded by the coding sequence ATGGCGTTCGATAACGAATCATTTGAAGAAGAAGAGAGTTTTGCAGAACTTTTTGCTGCAAGCGAGAAAAAGCAAAGTGCAAGTAACCGTATTGTTGAGGGTGAAATTGTAGAGATCCAAGCTGATGACAATAGAGCATTAGTTGGTGTAGGTGACAAATCAGAAGGTGTTTTAAACCTTGATGAGATCAAAGATGAAAATGGTGAACTAAAATTTGGTTTAGGTGATAAAATCAAAGTAATGATCACTGGATACTACAATGAGCGTCCAAAAATCTCATACAAAAAAGTTTTAGAGCAAGAAAAAACTCTTAACTTTATTGAAGCACATAAAGATGATTTTGAAGATCTAATCATTGATGGTGTAATTACTAAGAAAAACCGTGGTGGTTATGTTGTAGAAGCTGATGCAGTTTCATTCTTTATGCCACGTTCTTTAGCAGCTTTCAAAGACAGCGAAGATGTAATCGGTCGTAAAATTAAAGCTCAAGTTATCAAAGTTGATGAAGATGAAAACTCAATTGTTGTTTCACGTCGTAAACTTTTCAATGAAGAGCGTAAAAAGAAAAAAGAGATCATTGACAAACTAATGCAAGATGATGTTGTAGTAGAGGGTGAGATCAAAAAAATCACTTCTTACGGTATGTTTGTTGATGTTGGTGGAGCTGATGGTCTTGTTCACTATAACGAGATCTCATATAAAGGTCCTGTAAACCCATCTAAACTATACAAGGAGGGTGATAAAGTTAATGTTAAAGCTATCGCTTACGATAAAGACAAACGTCACCTTTCACTTTCAATAAAAGCAGTTCAACCAGATCCTTGGGCAGAAGTTGAGTCTGAATTAGATGAAGGTGATACTATTACTGTAACTGTTTCAAATATTGAAGCATACGGTGTATTTGTAGATTTAGGGAACGATATTGAAGGTTTCTTACACATCTCTGAGATCTCTTGGGATAAAAACGTTAAAAACCCTAACGACTACCTAAAAGTAGGTCAAGAGATTGATGTTGAAGTAATTGAAATCAATCCTGATACTCACAAACTAAGAGTATCACTTAAAAAACTTCTTCCAAAACCTTTTGATGAGTTTGTTAAAAACCACAAAGAGGGTGATGTTGTTACTGGTACTGTTACATCTCTTACTGATTTTGGTGCGTTTGTACGTATTGATGGTGTTGAAGGTCTTTTACATAACCAAGATATCTCTTGGGATAAAGAGACAAAATGTAAAGATGTTTTAAAATCAGGTGACGAGGTTGAAGTTAAGATTGCTAAAATCAATGCTGATGACCAAAAAATCTCACTTAACCGTAAAACACTTTTAGAATCACCTATAGATACTTTTGCAAAAAGCCATAAAGTAAATACTGCTATCACTGGAACTATCCGTGATATCAAAGACTTCGGTGTATTCGTATCACTTGGTGACGGTGTTGATGCACTTATCCGTGATGAGGACTTAGCTCCACTAAACAAAGAGGAGTTAGAACCAGGTCAAGAGATCGAAGCTGCTATAGCTGTTATCGACACAAGACGTGACCGTATCCGTTTATCTGTTAAAAAATTAGACTATATTAAAAGCCAAGAGATCTTAGATGAGATTAATGATAACCAATCTCACTCTCTAGGTGATTTAATTAAAGATCAAATAAAGTAA